The sequence CGGTATTTTTATCCAATTTCAGAAAGCAGACACAGAGAAAAAATAAAGTATGACTTTTGAAGAATTTGAAAATATTATTGACCAAACGTTGGAAAAAATACCGCAGCAAGTTAAAGATATTTTAAAGGAGAAACAGGTCGCGGTAGTTGCCCGCGAAAAAGCCCCGGATGAAATGCTTCAAAGAAACCCGGGAATGGTTATTTTCGGGGCATTTATCGGAATGCACTACGGGCGATTTTTT is a genomic window of Elusimicrobiota bacterium containing:
- a CDS encoding metallopeptidase family protein; protein product: MTFEEFENIIDQTLEKIPQQVKDILKEKQVAVVAREKAPDEMLQRNPGMVIFGAFIGMHYGRFFLANLQSEPTRVELYKDSFEMMFKKEEEINSQIERTVVHEIAHYLGFSEKQIRDLGY